In Sphingomonas sp. SORGH_AS_0950, the following are encoded in one genomic region:
- a CDS encoding TonB-dependent receptor, whose translation MRATYLRGIGAHPSMAMPGRRRARARLLWWRNGWRRSDSDGRAGRGGAAMMLLAALVLAAGQDDPMLRVDLPAGTVAAGLDRLARQAGQALVARPADLAGRQAPALKGTLRLSRALDRWCRPAGLSCRRMPGGIVVRASRPLPPKVTPPRRAPSPPPPPPPPVTGEEVIVSGRRGTDVQGELDRSYSASHLDAVELARRPPQSLAEMLSGLPGLWVDTSAGTAANTVRVRGIPLDGYQAIAVQEDGLPVQHDTLPWTDIDQFVRPDLMVETVDYVRGGPSAIFASNAPGGVLNMRTRAPAGRPGGEMRATLTDYGLVRWEGYATGPIAPGWRAIVGGSVARDPTVRRIAATLGGGQIRARVDHDWRGGRLTLAWRGLADDTLNISSFPMRYVGGGLAPLPGFDPRRDSFFGPELATLRFAALGERPLGRNNRNRLTMPSLALTQDMGGGTLALRAHGRRSRTTRYALSSSGSAIPAASAIAEALPRLAAAFPGTAQAALRHVGDDSPFAPLPGNDRVVTLNPVAADVRLSEAIADLSYSRALEAAGHHELTLGLYGVGYDWRFRRAVARALVEARGQGRLLDLVALDAAGRVLGRATDGGLSSRGSTYEAVDGHQRMVALYAADEWRFAPGWRLDWGLRHERAALSARVERATTVNGGDPSTLADDRIAIGSGIWDRRRARIARTAGTLALHWRASDRLGLFTRATRAMRLPDPGAFRIGSGDAVRALSVEQAELGLIWRRGGAGLDATLFASRFPDIALPDLSLDPATGAVQVGQHDATARTLGLELSGHASPRPGLALRGTLTWQDPRLRHYRFADATGGPPVVTDLSGRMPRRVPRLMASLSASATLPGTGWTLDGDVSAMGRRFADDANTLALPGFALVDLGASWAATPVLTLRLRATNILDRIAVMQGDALGGEIRAGASDGVITVRAQQGRVVAFSVDWRL comes from the coding sequence ATGCGCGCTACATATTTGCGCGGTATCGGCGCGCATCCGTCGATGGCGATGCCGGGGCGGCGGCGCGCAAGAGCGCGGCTCCTGTGGTGGCGGAATGGGTGGCGACGGTCGGACAGTGATGGGCGCGCAGGACGCGGCGGGGCGGCGATGATGCTGCTCGCCGCGCTGGTGCTGGCCGCCGGGCAGGACGACCCGATGCTGCGCGTCGACCTGCCCGCCGGGACGGTCGCGGCCGGGCTCGACCGGCTGGCGCGGCAGGCGGGGCAGGCGCTGGTCGCTCGGCCCGCCGACCTGGCCGGTCGCCAGGCGCCCGCGCTGAAGGGGACGCTGCGGCTGTCGCGCGCGCTCGACCGCTGGTGTCGCCCGGCCGGACTGTCCTGTCGCCGGATGCCGGGCGGAATCGTGGTGCGGGCCAGCCGACCGCTGCCGCCCAAGGTCACGCCGCCACGCCGCGCCCCCTCCCCGCCCCCGCCGCCGCCGCCGCCCGTGACCGGCGAGGAGGTGATCGTGTCGGGACGACGCGGCACCGACGTGCAGGGCGAACTGGACCGCAGCTATTCCGCCTCGCATCTGGACGCGGTGGAACTGGCGCGGCGGCCGCCGCAAAGCCTGGCCGAGATGCTGTCGGGCCTGCCCGGCCTGTGGGTCGACACCTCGGCGGGAACCGCGGCGAACACCGTCCGGGTGCGCGGCATCCCGCTCGACGGCTATCAGGCGATCGCGGTGCAGGAGGACGGCCTGCCGGTGCAGCACGACACGCTGCCCTGGACCGATATCGACCAGTTCGTCCGCCCCGACCTGATGGTCGAGACGGTCGATTATGTGCGCGGCGGCCCCTCCGCGATCTTTGCCAGCAACGCGCCGGGCGGCGTGCTCAACATGCGTACCCGCGCCCCCGCCGGGCGGCCCGGCGGCGAGATGCGCGCGACGCTGACCGATTACGGGCTGGTCCGCTGGGAAGGCTATGCGACCGGCCCCATCGCCCCCGGCTGGCGCGCGATCGTCGGCGGGTCGGTGGCGCGCGATCCGACGGTGCGGCGCATCGCCGCGACGCTGGGCGGCGGTCAAATCCGCGCGCGGGTCGATCACGACTGGCGGGGCGGGCGGCTGACGCTGGCATGGCGCGGGCTGGCCGACGACACGCTCAACATCTCGTCCTTTCCGATGCGCTATGTCGGCGGCGGGCTGGCGCCGCTGCCCGGTTTCGATCCGCGCCGGGACAGCTTCTTCGGCCCCGAGCTGGCGACCCTGCGCTTCGCCGCGCTGGGCGAGCGGCCGCTGGGGCGGAACAATCGCAACCGGCTCACCATGCCCTCGCTGGCGCTGACCCAGGATATGGGCGGGGGCACGCTGGCGTTACGTGCGCATGGCCGCCGGTCGCGCACCACGCGCTATGCACTGTCCTCCTCGGGCAGCGCGATTCCGGCGGCGAGCGCCATCGCCGAGGCGTTGCCGCGCCTCGCCGCCGCCTTTCCGGGGACCGCCCAGGCCGCCTTGCGCCATGTCGGCGACGACAGCCCCTTCGCACCGCTGCCCGGCAACGACCGGGTGGTGACGCTCAACCCCGTCGCTGCCGATGTCCGCCTGTCCGAAGCGATCGCCGACCTGTCCTATTCGCGCGCGCTGGAGGCGGCGGGGCATCACGAACTGACGCTGGGGCTGTACGGCGTCGGCTATGACTGGCGCTTCCGCCGCGCGGTCGCGCGTGCGCTGGTCGAGGCGCGGGGACAGGGCCGGTTACTCGATCTCGTCGCGCTGGATGCCGCCGGACGGGTGCTGGGCCGCGCGACCGATGGCGGATTGTCGAGCCGGGGATCGACCTATGAGGCGGTCGACGGGCACCAGCGCATGGTCGCGCTCTATGCCGCCGACGAATGGCGGTTCGCGCCAGGCTGGCGGCTCGACTGGGGCCTGCGGCACGAGCGCGCCGCGCTGTCCGCACGGGTCGAGCGCGCGACGACGGTGAATGGCGGCGATCCGTCGACGCTGGCGGATGACCGGATCGCGATCGGATCGGGGATATGGGACCGGCGCCGGGCCCGCATCGCGCGGACGGCGGGGACGCTGGCGCTGCATTGGCGGGCGTCCGACCGGCTGGGGCTTTTCACCCGCGCGACCCGTGCGATGCGGCTGCCCGATCCCGGCGCGTTCCGCATCGGCAGCGGCGATGCCGTCCGCGCCCTGTCGGTCGAGCAGGCCGAGCTGGGGCTGATCTGGCGGCGTGGCGGTGCGGGGCTGGACGCCACGCTGTTCGCCAGCCGCTTTCCCGACATCGCGCTGCCCGACCTGTCGCTCGATCCCGCGACCGGCGCGGTGCAGGTGGGGCAGCATGACGCGACCGCGCGCACGCTGGGGCTGGAGCTCAGCGGCCATGCCAGTCCCCGGCCGGGCTTGGCGCTGCGCGGCACGCTGACCTGGCAGGACCCCAGGCTGCGCCATTATCGCTTCGCCGACGCCACCGGCGGCCCCCCCGTCGTCACCGACCTGAGCGGCCGGATGCCGCGCCGGGTGCCTCGTCTGATGGCCAGCCTGTCGGCCAGCGCCACCCTGCCCGGCACCGGCTGGACGCTGGACGGGGATGTCTCGGCGATGGGGCGGCGCTTTGCCGACGATGCCAATACGCTGGCGCTGCCCGGCTTCGCGCTGGTCGATCTGGGTGCGAGCTGGGCAGCGACACCCGTCCTGACGCTGCGGCTGCGCGCGACCAATATCCTCGACCGGATCGCGGTGATGCAGGGCGACGCGCTGGGCGGCGAGATCCGCGCCGGGGCCAGCGACGGCGTCATCACCGTCCGCGCGCAGCAGGGCCGCGTCGTGGCGTTCAGCGTCGACTGGCGGCTGTAA
- a CDS encoding SDR family oxidoreductase: protein MAGQTVIVTGAESGIGAACAEAFGARQARVAVLYYADAAAAEKTAGAVRAAGGEAITVQAHVDDEVSVDHAFATVERHWGPADVLVNSAGLNMSGVTVRDMTLAQWRRLLDTDLTGAFLTSRRFLTGRGAAKGDAAILHISSIHAYAVRAGGADYCAAKGGLSNLVETLAIEEAPHGVRVNAIEPGMILTPMNAHAQADPVYRRTLEQNIPMGRAGNASEVADLAVFLASDKARYITGARIVIDGGLSLMQALGA from the coding sequence GTGGCGGGTCAGACAGTGATCGTGACGGGCGCGGAATCGGGCATCGGCGCGGCATGTGCGGAGGCGTTCGGCGCACGGCAGGCGCGGGTGGCGGTGCTCTATTATGCGGATGCCGCCGCCGCCGAAAAGACCGCCGGGGCGGTGCGCGCCGCCGGGGGCGAGGCGATCACCGTCCAGGCGCATGTCGATGACGAGGTCTCGGTCGACCACGCCTTCGCGACCGTCGAACGGCATTGGGGGCCCGCCGATGTGCTGGTCAATTCGGCCGGGCTGAACATGTCGGGCGTAACGGTGCGCGACATGACGCTGGCCCAGTGGCGGCGGCTGCTCGACACCGACCTGACGGGCGCCTTCCTGACCTCGCGCCGGTTCCTGACCGGGCGGGGCGCGGCGAAGGGTGATGCCGCGATCCTGCACATCTCGTCGATCCACGCCTATGCGGTGCGCGCCGGGGGCGCCGATTACTGCGCGGCCAAGGGCGGGCTGTCCAATCTGGTCGAGACGCTGGCGATCGAGGAAGCGCCGCACGGCGTCCGCGTGAACGCGATCGAGCCGGGTATGATCCTGACCCCGATGAACGCGCATGCGCAGGCCGATCCGGTCTATCGCCGAACACTCGAGCAGAATATTCCGATGGGGCGCGCGGGGAATGCCTCGGAAGTGGCCGACCTTGCCGTCTTCCTCGCCTCGGACAAGGCACGCTACATCACCGGCGCACGGATCGTCATCGATGGCGGCCTGTCGCTGATGCAGGCGCTCGGCGCATGA
- a CDS encoding GNAT family N-acetyltransferase: MTDLAVRRYEQADYAAVLAIFDDNRADYFGAGDREWLEETLDDPDGPAFVVVLDGVAVAFGGYELWEHYNKALLYWGMAARRCHGMGLGRLLLFERLLHIATHADPPTRYVTVDTSPRVAPFFQRCGFEQTAVWPEGYRSGMTMHELRFDLAEVPAATLRAWRDAALDRARRRLGSVGG; encoded by the coding sequence ATGACCGACCTCGCCGTCCGCCGTTACGAACAGGCCGACTACGCCGCCGTGCTGGCGATCTTCGACGACAATCGGGCGGACTATTTCGGCGCGGGCGACCGCGAATGGCTGGAGGAGACGTTGGACGATCCCGACGGCCCGGCCTTCGTGGTTGTGCTGGACGGGGTGGCGGTGGCGTTCGGCGGCTATGAACTCTGGGAGCATTACAACAAGGCGCTGCTCTATTGGGGCATGGCGGCGCGGCGTTGCCACGGCATGGGGCTGGGCCGGTTGCTGCTGTTCGAGCGGCTGCTCCATATCGCCACCCATGCCGATCCGCCGACCCGCTATGTCACCGTGGACACCTCGCCACGGGTTGCGCCCTTTTTCCAGCGCTGCGGCTTCGAACAGACCGCCGTCTGGCCCGAGGGCTATCGCTCGGGCATGACGATGCACGAATTGCGCTTCGATCTGGCGGAGGTCCCGGCGGCAACGCTGAGGGCATGGCGCGACGCGGCACTGGACAGGGCGCGGCGCCGTCTGGGTAGCGTCGGGGGCTAG
- a CDS encoding 4'-phosphopantetheinyl transferase superfamily protein, which yields MTPLWHDGALDALDADGPVIWRTEDPGAGRRAGLAARLLARLGSLDPQAVMLARSPAGQPQVVVPRGWHLGLSGRGGQCLIGAARRPIAVDRELIEEAPPLWDMLTPLEAQALRAAPPGDRSRQWLRRWTIKEAHAKLVGAPRRLAAESIETRLIDSVMATATCEGMSRCWSREAGGAFDTVALWDDTL from the coding sequence ATGACGCCGCTCTGGCATGACGGCGCGCTGGACGCGTTGGACGCGGATGGCCCGGTGATCTGGCGGACCGAGGATCCGGGGGCGGGGCGGCGAGCGGGGCTGGCCGCGCGGTTGCTCGCCCGGCTCGGCAGCCTCGATCCGCAGGCGGTCATGCTGGCGCGCAGCCCGGCGGGGCAGCCACAGGTCGTGGTCCCGCGCGGCTGGCATCTCGGCCTGTCGGGGCGCGGCGGCCAGTGCCTGATCGGTGCGGCGCGCCGGCCGATCGCGGTCGACCGCGAGCTGATCGAGGAGGCCCCGCCGCTCTGGGACATGCTGACCCCGCTGGAAGCACAGGCGCTGCGCGCCGCGCCGCCGGGTGACCGGTCGCGGCAATGGCTGCGCCGCTGGACGATCAAGGAAGCGCACGCCAAGCTGGTCGGCGCGCCCCGGCGGCTGGCGGCGGAGTCGATCGAGACCCGGCTGATCGATTCGGTCATGGCGACAGCGACCTGTGAGGGCATGTCTCGCTGCTGGAGCCGTGAGGCGGGTGGCGCGTTCGACACCGTGGCTCTTTGGGACGATACGCTATGA
- a CDS encoding Pls/PosA family non-ribosomal peptide synthetase, translated as MSADTEASVAPSIHASIAPAPALRPDRPYARDELLHELFDATCRDRGWTTALKLIGADEEFGRSTEWTYDMLAQRSLSLAHRLRALGVGRGDRVVLCLPRGLDQYMAILGVLRAGAAYVPVDWGYPQDRIAYIIEDSGAALTITTSARAGEIPGRTLCLDAELGDLAAEPPLPMGRTVTESDPHDLAYIIYTSGTTGRPKGVMITHANACHLVRSESAILALEPGDIVFGGFSLAFDMSVETMWSAFFVGAKLLVATEALASSGPDVAIALAEEKATVWHVVPSLIALVEHPVPTLRLINMGGEACPADLPRRLARPGLRLLNTYGPTETSVTATWTEVQPGKRITIGKPLPGYTAWIVDEALQPVEAGQEGELVIGGPGVGVGYVNRPDLTAEKFTMTPFDTVSGGPERIYRSGDLVRLDAAGDIDFVGRIDTQVKIRGFRVELAEIEAVIGEAPGVAQAVVHLFTDADGSEFLAAFLVARGGETIDIADIKARVTERLPNYMRPAAYQQLVALPTLPASGKVDRKALLKPEVTVDTGRAIEAPATPMEEQLHRIWAEAFAPQPVSVTDDLFEDLGGHSLKAARLVSAARKVPGLAGLSLEDLYAAPTIRALALRIGGTAPVAVATEASFHRVPEWQRMLCVAAQTVALLPIYTIAGLQWFFPYVAYTHLAGRMSRIDALVLSALFFTIVPVASMLFSIAAKWLIAGRFKAGEYPLWGWTYFRWWLVRRIIAVTATPYLAGTPMIRGYYRMLGARIGKRAYIGTGIIDTADLFACGDDAIVSDQAVLATSSVERGLLRLGTVHLGARSFVGSQAVVGRNARLEEDAILDDMSALPAETVIPARQRWTGSPAAFDQIVEPGTVRTAKSGTASLGLLIGALLLPILAILPIAPGLIALIELDWATTGYGYMLVSPLLAATYIVMMCVLTVLAKRLLLGRVAPGVYDLNSGFYVRYWMVKQINDLALRLLHPIFATLYVIPWYRALGVKVGRRAEISTASAIIPDLVEIGPESFIADSVIFGAAKIGHGTIELAHTKIGRRSFIGNSALLPTGAQIGDEVLIGVLSKPPADPALATEAGSTWFGSPAFKLPVRQVATMFDEGARFNPSRGLIATRLSIEAIRTTLSLTAFLVFFSMLLSVVGDLDDLERGGLVIVSTFPFLYLGFCLACGAFVLALKWLVVGRYKTTTAPLWSTFVWRTELVTATYENLAVSNLLEPLRGTPWIGLYLRLMGAKVGRRCYIDTTDLTEHDLVTIGDDVALNDYAGLQTHLFEDRVMKVGAITVGDRATIGSLAIVLYDAEIGADAQLGDLSVVMKGETLPDGTNWEGSPARIVTGG; from the coding sequence ATGTCCGCAGATACCGAAGCCTCCGTCGCGCCGAGCATCCATGCCTCGATCGCTCCGGCCCCGGCGCTGCGGCCCGACCGCCCCTATGCGCGGGACGAACTGCTCCACGAGCTGTTCGACGCGACCTGCCGGGACCGGGGCTGGACGACCGCGCTGAAGCTGATCGGCGCGGACGAGGAATTCGGCCGCTCGACCGAATGGACCTATGACATGCTGGCGCAGCGCAGCCTGTCGCTGGCGCACCGGCTCCGCGCGCTGGGGGTGGGCAGGGGCGACCGCGTCGTCCTGTGCCTGCCGCGCGGGCTGGACCAGTATATGGCGATCCTGGGCGTGCTGCGCGCCGGGGCCGCCTATGTGCCCGTCGACTGGGGCTATCCGCAGGACCGCATCGCCTACATCATCGAGGATAGCGGCGCGGCGCTGACCATCACCACGAGCGCGCGGGCGGGGGAGATTCCGGGGCGGACTTTGTGCCTGGACGCCGAATTGGGCGATCTCGCCGCCGAGCCGCCGCTGCCGATGGGGCGCACGGTGACGGAATCGGACCCGCACGACCTGGCCTATATCATCTATACCTCGGGCACGACCGGGCGGCCCAAGGGGGTGATGATCACCCATGCCAATGCCTGCCATCTGGTCCGCTCCGAAAGCGCGATCCTGGCGCTGGAGCCGGGCGACATCGTGTTCGGCGGGTTCAGCCTGGCCTTCGACATGTCGGTCGAGACGATGTGGAGCGCCTTCTTCGTCGGCGCGAAACTGCTCGTCGCGACCGAGGCGCTGGCGTCGAGCGGGCCCGATGTCGCGATCGCGCTGGCCGAGGAAAAGGCGACCGTCTGGCACGTCGTCCCCTCGCTGATCGCGCTGGTCGAGCATCCGGTGCCCACGCTCCGCCTGATCAACATGGGGGGCGAGGCGTGCCCGGCGGACCTGCCGCGTCGCCTCGCGCGGCCGGGCTTGCGGCTGCTCAACACCTATGGCCCGACCGAGACTTCGGTGACCGCGACCTGGACCGAGGTGCAGCCGGGCAAGCGTATCACCATCGGCAAGCCGCTGCCCGGCTATACCGCCTGGATCGTCGACGAGGCGTTGCAACCCGTGGAAGCGGGGCAGGAGGGCGAGCTGGTGATCGGCGGCCCCGGCGTCGGCGTCGGTTACGTCAACCGCCCCGACCTGACCGCCGAGAAATTCACCATGACCCCGTTCGACACCGTGTCGGGCGGGCCGGAGCGCATCTATCGCTCGGGCGATCTCGTCCGGCTGGACGCGGCGGGCGACATCGATTTCGTCGGGCGCATCGACACCCAGGTCAAGATTCGCGGCTTCCGCGTCGAACTGGCCGAGATCGAGGCGGTGATCGGCGAGGCTCCGGGCGTCGCGCAGGCGGTCGTCCATCTGTTCACCGATGCCGACGGCTCCGAATTCCTGGCCGCCTTCCTCGTCGCGCGCGGCGGCGAGACGATCGACATCGCCGATATCAAGGCGCGCGTGACCGAGCGGCTGCCCAATTACATGCGCCCTGCGGCGTACCAGCAACTTGTGGCGCTGCCGACGCTGCCCGCCTCGGGCAAGGTGGACCGCAAGGCGCTGCTCAAGCCCGAGGTGACGGTCGACACCGGTCGCGCCATCGAGGCCCCCGCGACCCCGATGGAGGAACAGCTCCATCGCATCTGGGCCGAAGCCTTCGCGCCGCAGCCGGTATCCGTCACCGACGATCTGTTCGAGGATCTGGGCGGCCACTCGCTGAAGGCCGCACGGCTCGTCTCGGCGGCGCGCAAGGTGCCGGGGCTGGCCGGGCTGTCGCTGGAGGATCTCTACGCCGCGCCGACCATCCGCGCGCTGGCGCTGCGCATCGGCGGGACCGCGCCCGTCGCGGTGGCGACCGAGGCGAGTTTCCACCGCGTCCCCGAATGGCAGCGGATGCTGTGTGTCGCCGCGCAGACCGTCGCGCTGCTGCCCATCTATACCATTGCCGGGCTGCAATGGTTCTTCCCTTACGTCGCCTATACCCATCTGGCGGGGCGGATGAGCCGGATCGACGCGCTGGTCCTCAGCGCGCTATTCTTCACCATCGTCCCCGTCGCCTCGATGCTGTTCTCGATTGCGGCCAAGTGGCTGATCGCCGGGCGGTTCAAGGCGGGCGAGTATCCGCTCTGGGGCTGGACCTATTTCCGCTGGTGGCTGGTGCGCCGGATCATCGCGGTGACGGCGACCCCCTATCTGGCGGGCACCCCGATGATCCGGGGATATTATCGGATGCTCGGCGCCAGGATCGGCAAGCGCGCCTATATCGGCACCGGCATCATCGACACCGCCGACCTGTTTGCGTGCGGCGACGACGCCATCGTCAGCGACCAGGCGGTGCTGGCGACCAGCTCGGTCGAGCGCGGGTTGCTGCGGTTGGGCACGGTCCATCTCGGCGCACGGTCCTTTGTCGGGTCGCAGGCGGTGGTCGGGCGGAATGCGCGGCTGGAGGAGGATGCGATCCTCGACGACATGTCCGCGCTCCCGGCCGAGACGGTGATTCCGGCGCGGCAACGCTGGACCGGATCGCCCGCCGCCTTCGACCAGATAGTGGAGCCCGGCACGGTGCGGACCGCGAAGAGCGGCACGGCGTCGCTGGGGCTGCTGATCGGCGCGCTGCTGCTGCCGATCCTCGCCATCCTGCCCATCGCACCGGGCCTGATCGCGCTGATCGAGCTGGACTGGGCGACGACCGGCTATGGCTATATGCTCGTCTCGCCGCTGCTCGCCGCGACCTATATCGTAATGATGTGCGTGCTGACCGTGTTGGCCAAGCGGTTGCTGCTCGGCCGGGTCGCGCCGGGCGTCTATGACCTGAACAGCGGCTTCTATGTCCGCTACTGGATGGTCAAGCAGATCAACGATCTGGCGCTGCGGCTGCTGCACCCGATCTTCGCGACGCTGTACGTCATCCCCTGGTATCGCGCGCTGGGCGTCAAGGTCGGGCGGCGCGCGGAGATTTCGACCGCCAGCGCGATCATCCCCGACCTGGTCGAGATCGGGCCGGAGAGCTTCATCGCGGACTCAGTTATCTTCGGCGCGGCCAAGATCGGGCACGGCACCATCGAGCTGGCCCATACCAAGATCGGCCGCCGCAGCTTCATCGGCAATTCCGCGCTGCTGCCGACCGGCGCGCAGATCGGCGACGAGGTGTTGATCGGCGTCCTGTCCAAGCCCCCCGCCGACCCCGCGCTCGCGACCGAGGCGGGGAGCACCTGGTTCGGCTCGCCCGCCTTCAAGCTGCCGGTGCGCCAGGTCGCGACGATGTTCGACGAGGGCGCACGCTTCAACCCGTCGCGCGGCCTGATCGCCACGCGTCTGTCGATCGAGGCGATCCGCACCACCCTGTCGCTGACCGCCTTTCTGGTGTTCTTCAGCATGTTGCTCTCGGTGGTCGGCGATCTCGACGATCTGGAGCGCGGCGGGCTGGTCATCGTCTCGACCTTCCCCTTCCTCTATCTGGGCTTTTGCCTGGCCTGCGGGGCGTTTGTGCTGGCGCTGAAATGGCTGGTCGTCGGGCGGTACAAGACGACCACCGCGCCGCTGTGGAGCACCTTTGTCTGGCGGACCGAGCTGGTGACGGCGACCTATGAGAATCTGGCGGTCAGCAACCTGCTCGAACCGTTGCGCGGCACGCCGTGGATCGGGCTCTATCTGCGGCTGATGGGCGCGAAGGTCGGGCGGCGCTGCTATATCGACACCACCGACCTGACCGAGCATGATCTGGTCACGATCGGCGATGATGTCGCGCTGAACGACTATGCCGGGCTCCAGACGCATCTGTTCGAGGACCGGGTGATGAAGGTCGGCGCGATCACCGTCGGCGACCGCGCGACCATCGGCTCGCTGGCGATCGTGCTCTACGATGCCGAGATCGGGGCGGACGCGCAGCTGGGCGACCTGTCGGTGGTGATGAAGGGCGAGACGCTGCCCGACGGCACCAACTGGGAAGGCAGCCCGGCGCGCATCGTCACCGGGGGATGA
- a CDS encoding glycosidase, with protein MMAPDARSPVADPHRKDRVVDAPLDLDFNVKRIEDVTLSGPPALMARDLMSPYVWREADGRWGMMVRAVVRPGETLTDTGVIWSGWSEDGRHFTMLDTPSIAPGPGDHDAGGVEDPTVVRREDDYLVYYSGVLADHSHGELSYATGPALDRLAKSGVALASSKSEGNTKEATVDRTADGRWRLFYEYAADQASRIGMAIGADVAGPWTEQPTPFMPRENSWDDWHLSTGPLLTDDKACPVMFYNGATRDARWRIGWVAFDEHYTRVVARGIEPLILPPPADDRGATDIAFAASVVVAEDGIWLYYSLEDRRLSRALIRRS; from the coding sequence ATGATGGCCCCCGACGCGCGGAGCCCGGTCGCCGATCCGCACCGCAAGGACCGGGTGGTCGACGCCCCGCTCGACCTCGACTTCAACGTCAAGCGGATCGAGGATGTGACGCTGTCGGGCCCGCCCGCGCTGATGGCCCGCGACCTGATGAGCCCCTATGTCTGGCGCGAGGCGGACGGGCGATGGGGCATGATGGTCCGCGCGGTGGTCCGTCCGGGCGAGACGCTGACCGATACCGGCGTGATCTGGTCGGGATGGAGCGAGGACGGGCGGCATTTCACCATGCTCGACACCCCCTCGATCGCGCCGGGGCCGGGCGACCATGACGCGGGCGGGGTCGAGGACCCGACCGTCGTGCGCCGCGAGGACGACTATCTCGTCTATTATTCGGGCGTGCTGGCGGACCATTCGCATGGCGAGCTGTCCTATGCCACCGGCCCCGCGCTCGACCGGCTGGCCAAGAGCGGTGTCGCGCTGGCTTCCTCCAAGTCCGAGGGCAATACGAAGGAGGCGACCGTCGACCGCACCGCCGACGGACGCTGGCGGCTGTTCTACGAATATGCCGCCGACCAGGCCTCGCGCATCGGCATGGCGATCGGCGCGGACGTCGCGGGCCCCTGGACCGAACAGCCCACCCCCTTCATGCCGCGCGAGAACAGCTGGGACGACTGGCATCTGTCGACCGGCCCGCTGTTGACCGACGACAAGGCGTGTCCGGTCATGTTCTACAATGGCGCGACGCGCGATGCGCGCTGGCGGATCGGCTGGGTTGCGTTCGACGAACATTATACCCGCGTCGTCGCGCGCGGGATCGAGCCGCTGATCCTGCCGCCGCCCGCCGATGATCGCGGCGCCACCGACATCGCCTTCGCCGCCTCGGTCGTGGTGGCCGAGGATGGCATCTGGCTTTACTATTCGCTGGAGGATCGGCGATTGTCACGGGCGCTCATCCGGCGCAGTTGA